AAGAAAGTCTGTTCTGGTCGTAACTCTCACGAGCATTTCTCATATCCTTTCCGTCTAGAGAAATGGCTCTTTCCAGAACTACAAATTCTCTAGGAAGAAGAGAAGCTTTAGGGTTATTTGCCCTGGACCATTTTACGTACAATTTATATTTTTCAGGAATATTGTACTTCTTCTCCATAGCTGCCAGGAATCTGTCCTGCTCGTCTTTTCCCAGTTTCTGTTTTACGATATTCTGGAATTTAACGATCTCGGTTTCTTCCCTTTTACCTTGGTTCATGAGTTTCATTTCTTCTAACTCAATGGCGTCGTGGTAAGTACCTCTGGAGTTTCCGTTGGAATCAGAAGGTTCTCTCAATCTGTATTCCACAGTTTCCGTATTTCGGATAATATCTAAGATCTGAGAAGAGTTGCTTACACCTGGTAAGGAAACCTCGATGGAATCTTGGTCCTTCTGGATACGCACTTGAGGCTCGGTTAGGTTTTGGTTGGTTAAACGGTTATCTATGATAAGTTTCGCTTTTTCCAACTCCGCCAGTTTTCTGCCAGGAGTTAATTCGAAATAACTTTCGATCTCTTTCAGTTTGTCCTGAGCTTCTTTTCTTTCTTTTTCGGAAAGGCTATGATCGTCTTTTTTACGGGTAAGTTCTTCGATCTCTTTTGTATAAGAATCTTTTAATTTGGAAGTATAATCGTCGAAGTCACCTTTCAGAACGACTCTCATTCCACCTTGTAAGTCCAATCCCAAACGGATCGCCAAAGGTCTTCCGCCGAAAATATATTCTTCTACCCAAGTAGGTCTAAGTTTGTTCTTAGGTTCTAAGATCAGTTCCTGGTTTTCTTGGGAAAGCTGGTTGATCTTTGCAGAAGTGATGAATCTTCCTTTGACTAGATAATAATCCTGCTCAGGAAAAATACTAGGATCAGGCTCAATCTGCCAGTCACTTTTCGGGTTATAATCGGCTTTCCATCTTTCCGCAAAGCTGGAAAGTAATTCTTTGCGGGTTTCTTCCGGTAATTGTTTAAATTCTTTTCTTACTGCGAGTTCCAATTCCCTTTCGGCGAAGTTTGGGTAAAGAAGCGTCAATGAAGACGCAACTACCAATATTGGAACAAAAATCCATTGGACAGATTTCAAATTCGGACTCCTAGTCTCTTCTCACTTTGTTGATGGTCACAGGGGAACGCCGAGTGACGCGTGCGCCTTTCGCTCTGAATTGATATAAAGCAAAAGCAAGTATGATTGCGATAATAATGATCGCCTTTTTATGTTCAGAGAAAAAACCGGCAATGGCTCCCTGCTCTTTTTGTTCCGCAGCCTTTCTTTTCTCTTCTTCTTTTTTCTTATCGTCTCCGAGTTTTAGGATCTCTCCCAACTTCTCACGAATAGAAATATCTTCTTTAGGTAAAGAAGAAGCGCTAGCGTTATAACCAGGTAGATTTCTCGGACTTAAAGTTGTTTCTTCATTCAACCAGTACGGCTTTTGGATCTCAGCCGAAACTTCCGGATTAGAAACTTCTTTGTTTAGATTTCTCTCAGTGGTTTCATTCGGTCCGTTAGGATCTCCTGAATTTTTTCCCTGAGTAGGATCTTCTGGTGCGATTTCCGGATCTACTTTTTTCTTAGGCTCGGATTCTTTCTGCTCGGTCTCTTTGGACTCGACGACCTTCTTCTTTCTGCCTACATTCTTCTTTACTTTTTTCTTTCTAGAAGCTTTTGCAAGGGGAGTTTTTTTGGAAGAAGTGGTAGTTTTCTTAGGTTCGGAAACCTTATCCAAAAAATCGATTTCTTCTCCGTCCTGTCCGAAAATCGGAAGGACCAAAGAGATGGAAAGAAGGAGGCATAGGACTTTATTCATGATACGCACCGGTTATACTGATACTATCGGAAAGACGGATTTACGCCTCTTTCTCTTTTTCTTTCTTTCTTAAAATCGTGCTGGAATTGAAGGTAACATTGGTGTCTTTAGCGATTGCCAGGACCACAGACTCGTTATTGTCCTTAAATTCCACCACCTTGCCATGGATCCCGGAAGAAGTGATGACCACATCGCCTTTTTGTAGGCTCTCGATCATTGTTTTTCTTTTCTTTTCCTCGTTTCTTTGAGGACGGATCACGATAAAATACAGAATGATAAATAGGATCGGGATGAATAATAGAGTGTTAAATCCGCCACCCTGAGCTCCTGCCGGATCCGCTTGAGCTAATAAGAATAAATTTTGAAGATTACTGAGCATGATGAAACCTGTGCTTCCTTTTTTGGTCCTTTTTGAGACCAGTATTTTCCTTTATTATCCCTTGGTAATTAAATTTTGAAAGAAGGCGCCTGTTTTTCCGGAAGCCAACTGTTCTAATGCGATTTTGTAACCATCTAGGATAGAAGGAGCCTTTCCCAAGGTGAAAAGCCCTGCTCCCGCATTTAAGGCAACTGCGTGAGTGCCTGCAATCTTCTCCCCTGCCAGGATTTTTCTTGCCAAGGACTCTGCTTGGTCCGGTCCACTGGTAAATACTTCCGCAGGATTCAGATCTTTTACGCCCAATTCTTTAGGATCGAAGTCTTTTCTGGAGATGACTCCGTCTTCCAATAGAGTATAATCCGTTTTTTCGAAAATGGAGAATTCGTCCAAGCCGTCTCTAGAATGACATACTAAGGCTCTTCTCAAACCCAAACCTTGCAGAACTCTGATAAAAGTTTCCGTCAATTCAGGTTCGTACACTCCAATGATCTGGTATTGAGGAGAGAACGGATTACTTAGAGGTCCGATCATATTGAATAAGGTCCTAAATCCCAATTCTTTACGAACAGGTCCTGCAAACTTCATGGATGGATGCCACATAGGAGCAAATAAGAAAGCAAATCCGTTATCGACCAGATGGGATTCCACTTCTTCTTGGGTCTTCTCCGTATTATAACCTAATCTTCCTAGAATATCGCTAGAACCGGTATGAGAAGAAACAGAACGGTTTCCATGTTTTGCTACCTTGATCCCTAAAGAAGAAAGTACAATTGCAGAAAGTGTGGAGATATTTACTGTTCCTTTTCCATCCCCGCCTGTTCCGCAGGTGTCCAGCATATCGAATGGAAAAACTGTTTTAGGCTTAAGCGCATTTCGGCGAAGCGCCAGACAGAAACCAAGTAGCTCGTCTACGGTTTCTCCCTTTGCTCTCATTGCGGTCAAAAAAGAAGAAAGTAGGATCTCCGACACTTCTCCTTTCATTACGGAATTGATCGAGGCTTCCGCTTCCGAAACTGTAAGATTCTTTTTTTCTAAAACTTTGATGATAGCTTGTCTAATTTCCATTTTTACCGAATGCCCTCCGAATAGAGCTGTAACGGATCACTTCCCTGTTTGAGATCAAATAACGTATTCCGGAAAGCACAGTGATCAGAGTGGTCAAAAGCATTCCGAAATAAGGAACGAATCCACCCAATCCAAACACCAATTCGTTCCAGCCGGGGGCACCGTTTTCCTTCCAAACCTTCACGAAGGCAACTGCGTTTTCGGAAGCGATCCCAAAAACGGTCATACCGGCAAGCTTGCCACTCTGGTAGACCTCGTTGATCAGTATCCTTTTATTCGAAGAAACTAATATGAAGAAGATCAAAATTAGGATAATAGCTCCCATCTGGAAGGCGGTCTTTACCTTTCCAAGCATGGTGGTTCTGATGGATTTTCCCAAACGGATCGCAAGATAGCGTAAGGTTGTGATCAGCATATCCCTTCCGATGATCAGAATGACCATCCAAAGTTCTATTTGTTCATGCAGAAAAATGAATGTAGTAAAACAACCTACTACAATGATCTTATCAGCGAGTGGATCCAGGAATTTTCCGAACTCGGTCTCTTGTTTCCATTTTCTGGCCAAATACCCGTCTATAAAATCCGTAATAGAAGCTATAGAAAACAAGACCAGAGCGGCGATATGATACGCCTGTTCTTTTTGGTACAAAAACCAGATAAAAAAAGGTAAAGAGGCAACTCTTAGTATTGTAAGAGCATTAGGTAAGTTTATATTCGGATTCAAGTTTCCAACCAAGTTCCCATCATGTCGTATTCGTAGAAGGATTCGATTTTCACTTTTCCGATTGTTCCCGGTTTCAAGGAAGGATCTTCCACATAAACCACTTCGTCTATCTCGGGAGCGTCTTGCAATCGTCTGACAATTGCTGTATTTCCTTCCAGTCCATCTACAATCGCAGTATAAGTTTTGCCTATCCTGGACTCGTGGATCTCTTGGAGGATTTTCAAATGAGCGTCTCGGATCAGATTGATCCTTTTCGCCTTCTCCTTATCGGAAACAGTTTGGGTCAGATCCGCACCCTTTGTTCCTTCTTGTGGAGAATAAGAGAATAAATTCAGTTTTTCCGGACGAGTCTCTTCTACAAATCTTAAGATCTCATCCACATCCTCTCCGGTTTCGCCAGGAAATCCTAAGATGAAAGATGTTCTGATCTCCAGATCAGGTCTTACGTCTCTAGCGAGAGAATATAGATCCCTAAATTGGGAATATCCACCGCTTCTATTCATGTTTTTTAATACTCTTTCGGAAACATGTTGGAGTGGAGATTCCAAATAAGGAGCAATCTTAGGAATTTCTCCCATAAGTCTCAGGATCTTTTCAGTTTTCTTATCAGGATATAAATATAATAATCTTAATATTTCCAGGTTATCTACTTCTGAGACTGCTTTGATCATATCTAGAAGTTTGTCAGAGTCCTTCCCGTAATACACAGTATCCTGGGAAACTAGACAGATTTCTTTTGCGCCGGCCGCAATCGCTCTTTTTGTATCTTTCAGGATCTCATCCAAAGGAGAATCCACAAATTTTCCGCGAAGAGAAGGGATGATACAGAAAGCACAACCTCTATTACAACCATCTGAAACTTTCACATAGGCGTAAGGTTTGGAATAGTTTTCAATCTCAGGAGAAAGTTTCATTCTCTCCACGATATCAGAATTGAATTCGATCTTAGCGGGAGAAGAAAGATCTCTACGGAAAGCTTCTTTAATGATCTTTCCAGCTTGGGAATATTTTCCAGTCCCAAAAACCAGATCCACTTCCGGGATTTCTGCGGAAATATCCTTAGGATATCTTTCTGCAAAACATCCTACAACGACTAGTTTCTGGCCCTCTTGCTTTTTAGCGTGGGCCGCGCCAAGTATGGTCTGGATGGTTTCTTCTGTTGCGGAGCGGATAAAAGTACAGGTATTGATCAGATGGAAATCGGACTCTTCCGGTTTTGTAGCCGGAAGAAAACCTTCTTCCAAAAGGGAATGGTGCATGCTCATGGAGTCCACGGTATTTTTGGGACATCCAAGAGTGGTGATGTAGAACTTTTTATCCAAACGAAGCCTTACTCGCCCAACTCCTTAATGATAAACTGTGTGCTATCGTAAGGGTTTGGTGTTTTTATATAAACTTTCTTCACTAATTTTCCGGGGCGTCCTAAGACCACTTTCGGTTTTCCGTTTTGGATCATCTCCACTGCGGAACCGTCTCCTACTTTGATCTCCAGACGATCTTTCGCTTCTAGAGCTTTGTTCTCTCCACCTTGTACAAGACCTCTAAATCCCATCTGACCGTCTATGATGAACTCTGCATAGCTTGGTTTAGAGAAAAATAATGTAACTTGGATCGGAACATCACCTAAAGTTTTGGTGGAATCCTCTCCCTGAGGATTGGGCTGAACCGTAGTGCCACCTTGTCTTTCTTCTTCGCTTAAGGAAACTAAAACCTTTGCAGAACTTCCAGTAACACTTTGAGCGGCAATTCGGATACTTCTACGTAAAGAAGAGATCTCCGGAATAGAATAGCTGAGAACTTTTTCCTGTCCTTCGGATAATCTGAACTTATAAACAGTTAGCTCAGGATACACATTAAAAGCAAGAACTGCAGTATTTGTATCAGACCCTTGTTCCACGGAAGAAATGAAAAGTTTACACTGCTGATTAGACGCACTAAAACTCACACCTTGGTTCGCAGTTAAGATAAAACTTTCAGGTCTCGTCTCAGGAACGGAACGATTGATGAAATCAATATTTTCAGGGATCTCCAACCTTCTTCCACTTTCTTCAGCTACATCGTCACCGGAAGAAGATCCGTCAATAAAGGTATAGAGTAGAACCGCAGCAATTGCTACCATCAGAACTGAGATCGCGGTGATCAGTTTGTTCTTATCGAAATTTAGATCATAATAAAAGCTGGAAGTAGGTTTGGTCAACTCTTCCAAAGGAGCCTGGGATTCTTCTATCTTCTCCCCTCTGTATAAATTGATCAGCATCCCCGTATCTAATTTTAAGTAACTACCATAGTTTTTTAGAAACCCTATGGTAAAAGTTTCTCCCGGAAACTGAGCATAGTCCTCTGTCTCCAATGCAAGAATGTACTTAACGGAAATATTCGTATCCTTGGATACGTCCTTTACAGTGAGCTTTTTTTCTTCCCTAGCCTCTCTAAGGATTTGCCCTACTCGCTTCTGATTCAATTTCGCTCTCCTATCCTAGGAAGATTTATTCTTCCGAAACCAAGGGGTTATTTACGATTTTAGAATTACCATCCGGACGGAAATTAAATACTCCATCCTCGATATCTGCATTCGGATCTACTCCGAAAAATTCCACAGTGGTCGTCTTGCCTCTTCCGTCACTTGCAACAGCCTTCTTAATGAAAGAAGTTTGAGCATCCACATAAAGAGTCATAGTCTCGTAACCGCCGATCTTCTCTCTTTGTTCCAAAGCCAATACAAAATATTGGCGATTGTCTTTAGGAGAGATCTGAGGTTGTTCTATGGATTCGAATTTATAATGATACTTTCTGAAAATCCTGGAAAGGCCTTCCTCCGTCATAGGAGAAAAAATGGGACCAGATTTATTAGATTTATTTAATGTAAGGTCTTGTTTACCTGCGGCATTCAACCTTTTGATGAAGATCCAAAGAGTTTTGCCGTCGGAAACGATCTCGTCCCCGGAAGGATCCGAGAATTCGTATTTGATCTTTCCGCCCTTCTTATAATAGCAGACACCTTTTTTAGTGACCACTTTTTTGTTCGCTTCCGTTTGGATCACGAAATCAGCCTTATACGATTTCAGGTCCGAAAAAGTTTTTCTGACTTTTTTAACCACTTCCGAAGGGGAATTCCAATGGTGTTTCGCGGAAGACTGAGCG
Above is a genomic segment from Leptospira johnsonii containing:
- a CDS encoding helix-turn-helix domain-containing protein, translated to MNQKRVGQILREAREEKKLTVKDVSKDTNISVKYILALETEDYAQFPGETFTIGFLKNYGSYLKLDTGMLINLYRGEKIEESQAPLEELTKPTSSFYYDLNFDKNKLITAISVLMVAIAAVLLYTFIDGSSSGDDVAEESGRRLEIPENIDFINRSVPETRPESFILTANQGVSFSASNQQCKLFISSVEQGSDTNTAVLAFNVYPELTVYKFRLSEGQEKVLSYSIPEISSLRRSIRIAAQSVTGSSAKVLVSLSEEERQGGTTVQPNPQGEDSTKTLGDVPIQVTLFFSKPSYAEFIIDGQMGFRGLVQGGENKALEAKDRLEIKVGDGSAVEMIQNGKPKVVLGRPGKLVKKVYIKTPNPYDSTQFIIKELGE
- the yajC gene encoding preprotein translocase subunit YajC, giving the protein MLSNLQNLFLLAQADPAGAQGGGFNTLLFIPILFIILYFIVIRPQRNEEKKRKTMIESLQKGDVVITSSGIHGKVVEFKDNNESVVLAIAKDTNVTFNSSTILRKKEKEKEA
- the pgsA gene encoding CDP-diacylglycerol--glycerol-3-phosphate 3-phosphatidyltransferase; this encodes MNPNINLPNALTILRVASLPFFIWFLYQKEQAYHIAALVLFSIASITDFIDGYLARKWKQETEFGKFLDPLADKIIVVGCFTTFIFLHEQIELWMVILIIGRDMLITTLRYLAIRLGKSIRTTMLGKVKTAFQMGAIILILIFFILVSSNKRILINEVYQSGKLAGMTVFGIASENAVAFVKVWKENGAPGWNELVFGLGGFVPYFGMLLTTLITVLSGIRYLISNREVIRYSSIRRAFGKNGN
- a CDS encoding SRP-less Sec system protein; this translates as MNKVLCLLLSISLVLPIFGQDGEEIDFLDKVSEPKKTTTSSKKTPLAKASRKKKVKKNVGRKKKVVESKETEQKESEPKKKVDPEIAPEDPTQGKNSGDPNGPNETTERNLNKEVSNPEVSAEIQKPYWLNEETTLSPRNLPGYNASASSLPKEDISIREKLGEILKLGDDKKKEEEKRKAAEQKEQGAIAGFFSEHKKAIIIIAIILAFALYQFRAKGARVTRRSPVTINKVRRD
- the rimO gene encoding 30S ribosomal protein S12 methylthiotransferase RimO codes for the protein MDKKFYITTLGCPKNTVDSMSMHHSLLEEGFLPATKPEESDFHLINTCTFIRSATEETIQTILGAAHAKKQEGQKLVVVGCFAERYPKDISAEIPEVDLVFGTGKYSQAGKIIKEAFRRDLSSPAKIEFNSDIVERMKLSPEIENYSKPYAYVKVSDGCNRGCAFCIIPSLRGKFVDSPLDEILKDTKRAIAAGAKEICLVSQDTVYYGKDSDKLLDMIKAVSEVDNLEILRLLYLYPDKKTEKILRLMGEIPKIAPYLESPLQHVSERVLKNMNRSGGYSQFRDLYSLARDVRPDLEIRTSFILGFPGETGEDVDEILRFVEETRPEKLNLFSYSPQEGTKGADLTQTVSDKEKAKRINLIRDAHLKILQEIHESRIGKTYTAIVDGLEGNTAIVRRLQDAPEIDEVVYVEDPSLKPGTIGKVKIESFYEYDMMGTWLET
- the secD gene encoding protein translocase subunit SecD, with the translated sequence MKSVQWIFVPILVVASSLTLLYPNFAERELELAVRKEFKQLPEETRKELLSSFAERWKADYNPKSDWQIEPDPSIFPEQDYYLVKGRFITSAKINQLSQENQELILEPKNKLRPTWVEEYIFGGRPLAIRLGLDLQGGMRVVLKGDFDDYTSKLKDSYTKEIEELTRKKDDHSLSEKERKEAQDKLKEIESYFELTPGRKLAELEKAKLIIDNRLTNQNLTEPQVRIQKDQDSIEVSLPGVSNSSQILDIIRNTETVEYRLREPSDSNGNSRGTYHDAIELEEMKLMNQGKREETEIVKFQNIVKQKLGKDEQDRFLAAMEKKYNIPEKYKLYVKWSRANNPKASLLPREFVVLERAISLDGKDMRNARESYDQNRLSYYVSFSLTSQGAEKFFDITSKNVGRQLAIVWGDKVISDPVIRSPIAGGNAQIDGEFGQKEATDLANVISEGALPIPLNVLEMRFIGPTLGIESIEVGLKAVLLGFALVIVFMLIIYRLSGLVADIALLVNVIVLMALLSLMGFTLTLPGFAGIILTVGMAVDANVIIYERIKEELAAGKHVSAAVAQGFENAFWTIMDSNVTTLISGILMIKLGNGPIKGFAITLCWGIVTSLFTSLFLSRMIMDLLVNKFGVRKLRIGFKKLESKNV
- the trpD gene encoding anthranilate phosphoribosyltransferase; the protein is MEIRQAIIKVLEKKNLTVSEAEASINSVMKGEVSEILLSSFLTAMRAKGETVDELLGFCLALRRNALKPKTVFPFDMLDTCGTGGDGKGTVNISTLSAIVLSSLGIKVAKHGNRSVSSHTGSSDILGRLGYNTEKTQEEVESHLVDNGFAFLFAPMWHPSMKFAGPVRKELGFRTLFNMIGPLSNPFSPQYQIIGVYEPELTETFIRVLQGLGLRRALVCHSRDGLDEFSIFEKTDYTLLEDGVISRKDFDPKELGVKDLNPAEVFTSGPDQAESLARKILAGEKIAGTHAVALNAGAGLFTLGKAPSILDGYKIALEQLASGKTGAFFQNLITKG
- a CDS encoding LolA family protein; its protein translation is MKDTRSNRSIFIALGLVVLFGSFSLGAQSSAKHHWNSPSEVVKKVRKTFSDLKSYKADFVIQTEANKKVVTKKGVCYYKKGGKIKYEFSDPSGDEIVSDGKTLWIFIKRLNAAGKQDLTLNKSNKSGPIFSPMTEEGLSRIFRKYHYKFESIEQPQISPKDNRQYFVLALEQREKIGGYETMTLYVDAQTSFIKKAVASDGRGKTTTVEFFGVDPNADIEDGVFNFRPDGNSKIVNNPLVSEE